A region of Zootoca vivipara chromosome 15, rZooViv1.1, whole genome shotgun sequence DNA encodes the following proteins:
- the ETS1 gene encoding protein C-ets-1 isoform X2, with protein sequence MKAAVDLKPTLTIIKTEKVDAEMFPSPDMECADVPLLTPSSKEMMSQALKATFSGFTKEQQRLGIPKDPQQWTETHVRDWVMWAVNEFSLKGVDFQKFCMNGAALCALGKDCFLELAPDFVGDILWEHLEILQKEEIKPYPANGVNTAYPESRYTSDYFISYGIEHAQCVPPSEFSEPSFITESYQTLHPISSEELLSLKYENEYPSSVILRDPVQMESLPTDYFTIKQEVVTPDNMCMGRTSRGKLGGQDSFESIESYDSCDRLTQSWSSQSSFQSLQRVPSYDSFDSEDYPAALPSHKPKGTFKDYVRDRADMNKDKPVIPAAALAGYTGSGPIQLWQFLLELLTDKSCQSFISWTGDGWEFKLSDPDEVARRWGKRKNKPKMNYEKLSRGLRYYYDKNIIHKTAGKRYVYRFVCDLQSLLGYTPEELHAMLDVKPDADE encoded by the exons atATGGAATGTGCTGACGTGCCTTTGTTAACTCCAAGCAGCAAAGAAATGATGTCGCAGGCGCTGAAGGCCACCTTCAGTGGTTTCACGAAAGAGCAGCAGCGGCTGGGAATCCCCAAAG ACCCTCAGCAATGGACGGAAACCCATGTTCGGGACTGGGTGATGTGGGCGGTGAATGAGTTCAGCCTGAAGGGCGTGGACTTCCAGAAGTTTTGTATGAATGGAGCTGCTCTCTGTGCTCTGGGCAAGGACTGCTTCCTGGAGCTGGCACCGGATTTTGTAGGAGACATCCTCTGGGAACATCTGGAGATCCTGCAGAAAG AAGAGATAAAGCCATATCCAGCAAACGGAGTAAACACAGCCTACCCAGAATCCCGCTATACATCAGACTACTTCATTA GTTATGGCATTGAGCACGCTCAGTGTGTTCCTCCCTCGGAATTCTCTGAGCCCAGCTTCATCACAGAGTCCTACCAGACCCTCCATCCCATCAGCTCCGAGGAGCTCCTGTCTCTCAAGTACGAGAACGAGTACCCCTCCTCCGTCATCCTTCGGGACCCCGTACAGATGGAGTCCCTGCCTACCGACTACTTCACAATCAAGCAGGAGGTCGTAACGCCAGATAATATGTGCATGGGGCGCACCAGCCGAG GGAAACTCGGGGGCCAGGATTCCTTTGAGAGCATCGAGAGCTACGACAGCTGCGACCGCCTGACCCAATCATGGAGCAGCCAATCTTCCTTCCAGAGTCTCCAGCGTGTCCCTTCCTATGACAGCTTTGACTCTGAGGACTACCCAGCGGCCCTGCCCAGCCACAAGCCCAAAGGCACCTTCAAGGACTATGTTCGAGACCGGGCGGACATGAACAAGGACAAGCCTGTCATTCCTGCGGCCGCCTTGGCTGGCTACACAG GTAGTGGACCGATCCAACTGTGGCAGTTCCTGCTGGAGCTCCTCACAGACAAGTCCTGCCAGTCCTTCATCAGCTGGACGGGCGACGGCTGGGAGTTCAAGCTCTCTGATCCAGATGAG GTTGCAAGGAGGTGGGGCAAGAGGAAAAACAAGCCCAAAATGAACTACGAGAAGTTGAGTCGCGGGCTGCGTTACTACTATGACAAGAACATCATCCACAAGACGGCCGGGAAGCGCTATGTCTACCGTTTTGTGTGCGACCTGCAAAGCTTGCTGGGATACACGCCCGAAGAGCTGCATGCCATGTTGGATGTGAAGCCAGATGCAGATGAGTGA